In Aricia agestis chromosome 14, ilAriAges1.1, whole genome shotgun sequence, one genomic interval encodes:
- the LOC121733970 gene encoding organic cation transporter protein-like, whose protein sequence is MSEETVVKIDVYTSARPQDVEKSGNVQTHEKVDLDKILVEEVGQFGKYQILTVLLAALPVIFSAFAAGEYIFTTARIPSRCLIPECDPDLPEYLPSWISNAIPNEENSNTIDNCQRYPTATITNSSNVCPAYWFNNELKVNCEAYVYENDLSVVYDFDMACDEWRRSLIGSIRTVGTLLVLPITGYISDRWGRRVALTLNAFNTGWIGLVRSFVNSYEWFLTLEVLESTIGAGAYSSCYILVTELVGPQYRVVVGATMSTLFAVGQVILGLIAWAVPQWRSLTQAVYAPQLLVVSYFWILSESVRWLMSKGRYEESEEILKKVAKRNNKVLSEKSLEALRATAEAEKTREKPKEVWLPLQVIRSRLILFRCIVSPIWWITNTLIYYGMSINAVNLSGNRYVNYIAVAAVEIPGYWTAILLLDRIGRKPVLIIGYWMCAACQFAFAFMPEGNDGLSLTFYLIGKFCIAMVMTSVYVYTAELFPTKYRHSLFAFASMVGRLGSITAPLTPALASEVWEQLPSVMFGGFALLSGLLIFTTPETLGTNLPDTMEEAENISKN, encoded by the exons ATGTCCGAGGAGACGGTTGTTAAAATAGATGTTTACACATCTGCGAGACCTCAAGATGTAGAGAAGTCTGGAAATGTGCAAACTCACGAAAAGGTGGATTTGGATAAAATACTTGTGGAGGAAGTGGGACAATTTGGAAAGTATCAAATACTAACGGTACTTTTAGCTGCACTACCTGTGATATTTTCAGCGTTTGCCGCGGGTGAATACATTTTTACAACAGCAAGAATTCCGAGCAG GTGCCTAATACCTGAATGTGATCCAGATTTACCCGAATATCTACCCTCGTGGATCTCAAACGCCATCCCAAATGAAGAGAACAGTAACACCATCGACAACTGCCAGCGATACCCAACTGCTACCATCACTAATAGCTCCAATGTTTGTCCAGCTTACTGGTTCAACAACGAACTCAAAGTGAACTGCGAGGCATACGTTTACGAAAATGACTTGAGCGTTGTCTATGAT TTCGACATGGCTTGCGACGAATGGCGTCGATCCCTTATCGGGTCCATAAGGACTGTTGGCACGCTCCTTGTCCTGCCCATCACTGGGTACATATCAGATCGCTGGGGCCGTCGGGTGGCCCTCACTTTGAATGCCTTTAATACTGGCTGGATAGGTCTCGTCCGATCATTTGTCAACTCCTACGAATGGTTCCTGACGTTGGAGGTTCTTGAGTCCACTATCGGAGCTGGGGCTTATTCGTCTTGCTATATTTTAG TGACTGAGCTTGTCGGGCCACAATATCGTGTAGTGGTCGGTGCAACCATGTCTACACTTTTCGCAGTCGGTCAAGTGATCCTTGGTCTAATAGCGTGGGCAGTGCCGCAGTGGAGGTCATTGACCCAGGCAGTATACGCTCCTCAATTACTCGTAGTCTCATACTTCTGGATTCTATCAGAATCGGTCAGATGGCTCATGAGCAAGGGACGTTACGAGGAATCGGAGGAAATCCTCAAGAAAGTCGCGAAGAGAAACAATAAAGTGCTGTCGGAAAAATCTTTAGAAGCATTGAGAGCTACAGCCGAAGCTGAAAAGACTAGAGAAAAACCTAAGGAAGTTTGGTTGCCATTACAAGTGATTAGATCCCGACTGATCCTATTTAGATGCATAGTATCGCCGATATGGTGGATAACTAATACCCTTATTTACTATGGCATGTCAATCAATGCGGTGAATCTATCTGGTAATAGATACGTGAACTACATAGCCGTGGCAGCTGTCGAGATACCTGGCTACTGGACGGCTATTCTGTTACTGGATCGTATTGGCAGAAAACCAGTTCTTATCATCGGCTACTGGATGTGCGCTGCTTGCCAGTTCGCCTTCGCTTTCATGCCGGAAG GTAACGACGGCCTCTCCCTCACCTTCTACCTGATTGGAAAGTTCTGTATCGCGATGGTGATGACGTCAGTGTACGTGTATACCGCCGAATTGTTCCCCACCAAGTACCGGCACAGCCTCTTCGCTTTCGCATCTATGGTGGGACGCCTCGGCTCTATTACTGCGCCATTGACGCCTGCCCTT GCTTCGGAGGTGTGGGAGCAGCTCCCATCAGTGATGTTCGGTGGCTTCGCGCTGCTCTCCGGTCTGCTGATATTCACCACTCCCGAGACTCTGGGGACGAACTTACCTGACACCATGGAGGAGGCAGAAAACATCTCCAAGAACTAG